A region of Streptomyces halobius DNA encodes the following proteins:
- a CDS encoding demethylmenaquinone methyltransferase — translation MTRATLDKQPHEVAAMFDDVAARYDLTNDVISLGQARRWRRAVDRTVVARPGERVLDLAAGTGTSSLPFARTGAYVVPCDFSVGMLGEGKKRHPWLPFTAGDGTRLPFRDEVFDAVTISFGLRNIQDTDAALAELYRVTKPGGRIVICEFSEPTWAPFRTVYTEYLMSALPPVARTVCSNPDAYVYLAESIRTWPNQPELAARLQGAGWTKVAWRNLTGGVVALHRGTKPAG, via the coding sequence GTGACCCGAGCAACCCTGGACAAGCAGCCGCACGAGGTCGCCGCGATGTTCGACGACGTGGCGGCGCGGTACGACCTCACCAACGACGTGATCTCCCTGGGGCAGGCCCGCCGGTGGCGCAGGGCGGTGGACCGGACGGTGGTCGCGCGGCCCGGCGAGCGGGTACTCGACCTCGCGGCCGGCACCGGCACCTCCTCGCTCCCGTTCGCCAGGACCGGGGCGTATGTCGTGCCGTGCGACTTCTCCGTCGGCATGCTGGGCGAGGGCAAGAAACGGCATCCGTGGCTGCCGTTCACCGCGGGGGACGGCACCCGACTGCCGTTCCGGGACGAGGTGTTCGACGCCGTCACCATCTCCTTCGGGCTGCGCAACATCCAGGACACGGACGCGGCGCTGGCCGAGCTCTACCGTGTCACCAAGCCCGGCGGCCGGATCGTGATCTGCGAGTTCAGCGAGCCGACCTGGGCGCCGTTCCGGACCGTCTACACCGAGTACCTGATGAGCGCGCTGCCGCCGGTCGCCCGCACGGTCTGCAGCAATCCGGACGCCTACGTCTATCTCGCCGAATCCATCCGAACCTGGCCCAACCAGCCGGAACTCGCCGCCAGGCTGCAGGGCGCGGGCTGGACCAAGGTCGCCTGGCGCAATCTGACGGGCGGTGTGGTGGCCCTGCACCGGGGGACCAAGCCGGCCGGCTGA
- a CDS encoding geranylgeranyl reductase family protein: protein MTESASVTTPRSEHSADVIVVGAGPAGSTTAYHLAKAGLDVLLLEKTAFPREKVCGDGLTPRATKQLLAMGIDVSEEAGWLRNKGLRIIGGGSRLQLDWPELASFPDYGLVRKRDDFDEQLARQAQKAGARLYERCNVSGPVINELTGRIEGVHAKLGEAGSDSRDTTPVTFHAPLVVAADGNSTRLSLAMGLHRREDRPMGVAVRTYFTSPRHDDDYLESWLELWDRRGPQDRLLPGYGWIFGMGDGTSNVGLGVLNTSAAFKELDWREILKAWCASMPADWGYTPENMSGPIRGAALPMAFNRQPHYTKGLLLVGDAGGLVNPFNGEGIAYAMESGSLAAEVIVQAHGRATYTQRELALERYPKILKDTYGGYYSLGRAFVKLIGNPKVMKVATQRGLTHPLLMRFTLKMLANLTDPTGGDAMDRIINGLSKVAPKA, encoded by the coding sequence GTGACCGAGTCCGCGTCCGTGACCACACCCCGCTCAGAGCACAGCGCGGATGTGATCGTCGTCGGTGCCGGGCCGGCCGGCTCGACGACCGCCTACCACCTCGCCAAGGCCGGACTCGACGTCCTCCTCCTGGAGAAGACCGCGTTCCCCCGCGAGAAGGTCTGCGGCGACGGCCTCACCCCCCGCGCGACCAAGCAGCTGCTCGCGATGGGCATCGACGTCTCGGAGGAAGCGGGCTGGCTGCGCAACAAGGGCCTGCGCATCATCGGCGGCGGTTCCCGGCTCCAGCTCGACTGGCCGGAACTCGCCTCCTTCCCCGACTACGGACTCGTCCGCAAGCGCGATGACTTCGACGAGCAGCTGGCCCGGCAGGCCCAGAAGGCCGGCGCCCGGCTCTACGAGCGCTGCAACGTCAGCGGGCCCGTCATCAACGAACTCACCGGCCGTATCGAGGGCGTGCACGCCAAGCTCGGCGAGGCCGGGTCCGACTCACGGGACACGACCCCGGTCACCTTCCACGCCCCGCTCGTGGTCGCCGCCGACGGCAACTCGACGCGTCTGTCGCTGGCCATGGGCCTGCACCGCCGCGAGGACCGCCCCATGGGCGTCGCCGTACGCACCTACTTCACCTCGCCGCGGCACGACGACGACTACCTGGAGTCCTGGCTGGAGCTGTGGGACCGCCGCGGCCCCCAGGACCGTCTCCTCCCCGGCTACGGCTGGATCTTCGGTATGGGCGACGGCACGTCCAACGTCGGCCTCGGTGTGCTGAACACCTCTGCCGCCTTCAAGGAGCTGGACTGGCGGGAGATCCTCAAGGCGTGGTGCGCCTCCATGCCCGCCGACTGGGGCTACACCCCGGAGAACATGTCCGGCCCGATCCGCGGGGCCGCCCTGCCCATGGCGTTCAACCGCCAGCCGCACTACACCAAGGGCCTGCTGCTGGTCGGCGACGCGGGCGGCCTGGTCAACCCGTTCAACGGCGAGGGCATCGCGTACGCCATGGAGTCCGGCAGCCTCGCCGCCGAGGTCATCGTCCAGGCACACGGGCGCGCGACGTACACACAGCGCGAGCTGGCACTGGAGCGCTACCCGAAGATCCTCAAGGACACTTACGGCGGCTACTACTCCCTCGGCCGCGCTTTCGTGAAGCTCATCGGCAACCCCAAGGTCATGAAGGTCGCCACCCAGCGCGGCCTGACCCACCCCCTGCTGATGCGCTTCACCCTCAAGATGCTCGCCAACCTCACCGACCCGACGGGCGGCGACGCGATGGACCGCATCATCAACGGCCTGAGCAAGGTCGCGCCGAAGGCGTGA
- a CDS encoding NADH-quinone oxidoreductase subunit C — MSEQDDPNAPDQNVPAQQRGHADELIATRRGMFGPANGGDTSGYGGLVRSVRMPGATPRPYGGPRAEGAYGEFDEIADELEGALDEQGLVPENVIEKTVVDRDELTFHIAREYLPAVAKILRDDPALRFELCTGVSGVHFPGDQGRELHAVYHLRSITHNRLLRLEVSAPDADPHVPSLVSVYPTNDWHERETYDFFGLVFDGHPALTRIMMPDDWQGFPQRKDYPLGGIPVEYKGAQIPAPDQRRSYS; from the coding sequence GTGAGCGAGCAGGACGACCCGAACGCACCGGACCAGAACGTCCCGGCGCAACAGCGCGGCCACGCCGATGAGCTGATCGCGACCCGCCGCGGCATGTTCGGCCCCGCCAACGGCGGTGACACCTCCGGCTACGGGGGGCTCGTCCGGTCCGTCCGGATGCCCGGCGCGACGCCGCGGCCGTACGGCGGCCCGCGCGCCGAAGGCGCGTACGGAGAGTTCGACGAGATCGCCGACGAGCTGGAGGGCGCCCTCGACGAGCAGGGCCTGGTCCCCGAGAACGTCATCGAGAAGACGGTCGTGGACCGCGACGAGCTCACTTTCCATATCGCGCGGGAGTACCTCCCGGCCGTCGCCAAGATCCTCCGCGACGACCCGGCGCTGCGCTTCGAGCTGTGCACGGGCGTGAGCGGGGTGCACTTCCCCGGCGATCAGGGCCGTGAGCTGCACGCCGTCTACCACCTGCGCTCGATCACCCATAACCGGCTCCTGCGGCTGGAGGTCTCGGCGCCCGACGCCGATCCGCATGTGCCGTCGCTGGTGAGCGTCTATCCGACCAACGACTGGCACGAGCGCGAGACCTACGACTTCTTCGGCCTGGTCTTCGACGGCCATCCCGCGCTCACCCGGATCATGATGCCCGACGACTGGCAGGGCTTCCCGCAGCGCAAGGACTACCCGCTCGGCGGCATTCCCGTCGAGTACAAGGGCGCCCAGATCCCGGCTCCCGACCAGCGGAGGTCGTACAGCTGA
- a CDS encoding NADH-quinone oxidoreductase subunit D gives MTSPTTPRETTEGAVYTVTGGDWDEVADAARTSDDERIIVNMGPQHPSTHGVLRLILEIDGETVTEARCGIGYLHTGIEKNLEYRTWTQGSTFVTRMDYLMPFFNETAYCLAVEKLLGITDDVPDRATVIRVMLMELNRLSSHLVAIATGGMELGATTVMIYGFRDRELILDIFELITGLRMNHAYIRPGGLAQDLPPGTVDQVRGFIKKMRKNIVEYDKLITGNPVFKGRMEGIGHLDLAGCMATGVTGPILRSAGLPHDLRKAQPYCGYENYEFEVPTADTCDAYGRFLIRLEEMHQSLHIVEQCLDRLAPGPVMVADKKIAWPAQLALGPDGLGNSLDHIKKIMGTSMEALIHHFKLVTEGFRVPPGQAYATVESPKGELGVHAVSDGGTRPYRVHFRDPSFTHLQAMAAMCEGGQVADVIVAVASIDPVMGGVDR, from the coding sequence ATGACATCCCCCACCACTCCCCGCGAGACCACCGAGGGCGCCGTCTACACCGTCACCGGCGGCGACTGGGACGAGGTCGCGGACGCGGCCCGCACGTCCGACGACGAGCGGATCATCGTCAACATGGGGCCGCAGCACCCCTCCACGCACGGTGTGCTCCGGCTGATCCTGGAGATCGACGGGGAGACCGTCACCGAGGCCCGCTGCGGCATCGGCTATCTGCACACCGGCATCGAGAAGAACCTCGAATACCGGACATGGACGCAGGGCAGCACGTTCGTGACGCGGATGGATTACCTGATGCCCTTCTTCAACGAGACGGCCTACTGCCTGGCCGTGGAGAAGCTGCTCGGTATCACCGACGACGTCCCCGACCGCGCCACCGTCATCCGCGTGATGCTGATGGAGCTCAACCGGCTCTCCTCCCATCTGGTGGCCATCGCCACCGGCGGTATGGAACTGGGCGCCACCACGGTCATGATCTACGGCTTCCGGGACCGTGAACTCATCCTCGACATCTTCGAGTTGATCACCGGTCTGCGGATGAACCACGCCTACATCCGTCCCGGCGGCCTCGCCCAGGACCTGCCCCCGGGCACCGTCGACCAGGTGCGCGGCTTCATCAAGAAGATGCGCAAGAACATCGTCGAGTACGACAAGCTCATCACCGGCAACCCGGTCTTCAAGGGCCGCATGGAGGGCATCGGCCACCTCGACCTGGCCGGCTGCATGGCCACCGGCGTCACCGGGCCCATCCTGCGCTCCGCCGGACTGCCCCACGACCTGCGCAAAGCGCAGCCGTACTGTGGATACGAGAACTACGAGTTCGAGGTGCCGACCGCCGACACCTGCGACGCCTACGGCCGGTTCCTGATCCGGCTGGAGGAGATGCACCAGTCGCTGCACATCGTCGAACAGTGCCTGGACCGGCTGGCGCCGGGCCCGGTGATGGTCGCCGACAAGAAGATCGCCTGGCCCGCACAGCTGGCCCTCGGTCCGGACGGCCTCGGCAACTCCCTCGACCACATCAAAAAGATCATGGGCACCTCGATGGAGGCCCTGATCCACCACTTCAAGCTGGTGACGGAGGGATTCCGGGTCCCGCCGGGACAGGCGTACGCCACCGTGGAGTCGCCCAAGGGCGAGCTGGGCGTGCATGCGGTCAGCGACGGCGGCACCCGCCCCTACCGGGTGCACTTCCGTGATCCGTCCTTCACCCATCTGCAGGCCATGGCGGCGATGTGCGAAGGCGGCCAGGTCGCCGACGTCATCGTCGCCGTCGCATCCATCGACCCCGTGATGGGAGGCGTCGACCGGTGA
- the nuoE gene encoding NADH-quinone oxidoreductase subunit NuoE has protein sequence MPQLPAPDYPADVRARLEADAEGLIARYPDSRSALLPLLHLVQAEEGHVTRTGIRFCAEQLDLTTAEVTAVSTFYTMYRRSPGGDYQVGVCTNTLCAVMGGDAIFEELKEHLGVGNGETTEDGAVTLEHIECNAACDFAPVVMVNWEFFDNQTPDSAKRLVDDLRAGRTVEPTRGAPLCTYKETARMLAGFPDERPGAVAATGGAGPASLIGLRLAKGEAAPGRGTDHVIAPRAAGRPQDQAGDAAEHTDEEGE, from the coding sequence ATGCCGCAGCTCCCCGCCCCCGACTACCCGGCCGACGTACGGGCCCGGCTCGAAGCCGACGCCGAAGGGCTGATCGCCCGCTATCCCGACTCCCGCTCCGCGCTGCTGCCGCTGCTGCACCTCGTCCAGGCCGAGGAGGGCCATGTCACCCGTACCGGTATCCGCTTCTGCGCCGAGCAGCTGGACCTGACCACGGCCGAGGTCACCGCGGTCTCGACCTTCTACACCATGTACCGCCGCTCGCCGGGCGGCGACTACCAGGTCGGGGTCTGCACCAACACGCTGTGCGCGGTGATGGGCGGCGACGCCATCTTCGAGGAGCTGAAGGAACACCTCGGCGTCGGCAACGGCGAGACCACCGAGGACGGCGCCGTCACCCTCGAACACATCGAGTGCAACGCGGCCTGCGACTTCGCGCCCGTGGTGATGGTCAATTGGGAGTTCTTCGACAACCAGACGCCGGACTCCGCCAAGCGGCTCGTCGACGACCTGAGGGCGGGCCGGACCGTCGAGCCCACCCGTGGTGCGCCGCTGTGCACGTACAAGGAGACGGCCCGGATGCTGGCCGGTTTCCCCGACGAGCGGCCGGGCGCGGTGGCGGCGACCGGCGGCGCGGGGCCCGCCTCGCTGATCGGACTCCGGCTCGCCAAGGGTGAGGCCGCCCCGGGCCGTGGCACCGACCACGTCATCGCGCCGCGCGCCGCGGGCCGGCCGCAGGACCAGGCCGGCGATGCGGCCGAGCACACGGACGAGGAGGGGGAGTGA
- the mqnC gene encoding cyclic dehypoxanthinyl futalosine synthase: MTENADLQSVLDRAAQGGRITPEEALDLYRSAPLHALGSAADAVRRRRYAGTEHIATYIIERNINYTNVCVTACKFCAFYAPPKDTAKGWTRDLDDILRRCAETVELGGTQVMFQGGHHPDYGVEYYEKHFSAIKKEFPQLVIHSLGASEVEHMARISKVSVEEAIQRIHAAGLDSFAGAGAELLPARPRKAIAPLKESGERWLEIMEVAHGLGVESTSTMLMGTGETNAERIEHLRMIRDVQDRTGGFRAFIPYTYQPENNHLKGRTQATLFEYLRMISIARLFLDNVAHIQGSWLTVGKEAGQLSLHYGADDLGSVMLEENVVSSAGAKHRSNRLELIDLIRKAGRVPAQRATTYEHLVVHDDPANDPMDDRVVSHISSTAIEGGTAHPELKLVEAN, encoded by the coding sequence GTGACCGAGAACGCCGACCTCCAGTCCGTACTCGACCGCGCCGCGCAGGGCGGCCGCATCACGCCGGAGGAAGCGCTCGACCTGTACCGCTCCGCGCCGCTGCACGCGCTCGGATCGGCCGCCGACGCCGTACGCCGCCGCCGCTACGCCGGCACCGAGCACATCGCGACGTACATCATCGAGCGCAACATCAACTACACCAATGTGTGCGTGACGGCCTGCAAGTTCTGCGCGTTCTACGCCCCGCCCAAGGACACCGCCAAGGGCTGGACCCGCGACCTCGACGACATCCTGCGCCGCTGCGCGGAGACCGTCGAACTGGGCGGCACCCAGGTCATGTTCCAGGGCGGCCACCACCCGGACTACGGCGTCGAGTACTACGAGAAGCACTTCTCGGCCATCAAGAAGGAATTCCCCCAGCTGGTCATCCACTCCCTCGGCGCGTCCGAGGTCGAGCACATGGCCCGGATCTCCAAGGTGTCCGTCGAGGAAGCCATCCAGCGCATTCACGCCGCCGGGCTCGACTCCTTCGCGGGCGCCGGCGCCGAGCTGCTGCCGGCCCGTCCCCGTAAGGCCATCGCCCCGCTGAAGGAGTCCGGCGAGCGCTGGCTGGAGATCATGGAGGTGGCCCATGGGCTGGGCGTGGAGTCGACCTCCACGATGCTGATGGGCACCGGCGAGACCAACGCCGAGCGCATCGAGCACCTCCGGATGATCCGCGACGTCCAGGACCGTACGGGCGGCTTCCGCGCCTTCATCCCGTACACCTACCAGCCGGAGAACAACCATCTGAAGGGCCGTACGCAGGCCACCCTCTTCGAGTACCTGCGGATGATCTCCATCGCCCGGCTCTTCCTCGACAACGTCGCGCACATCCAGGGCTCCTGGCTGACCGTCGGCAAGGAGGCGGGCCAGCTCTCCCTGCACTACGGGGCCGACGACCTGGGCTCCGTCATGCTGGAGGAGAACGTGGTCTCCTCGGCGGGCGCCAAGCACCGCTCCAACCGCCTGGAGCTGATCGACCTGATCCGCAAGGCGGGCCGGGTCCCGGCGCAGCGCGCGACGACGTATGAGCACCTGGTCGTGCACGACGACCCGGCGAACGACCCGATGGACGACCGCGTCGTCTCGCACATCTCGTCGACGGCCATCGAGGGAGGCACGGCGCATCCGGAGCTGAAGCTCGTCGAGGCGAACTGA
- a CDS encoding NADH-quinone oxidoreductase subunit A: protein MNAYAPILVLGALGAGFAIFSVVMAALVGPRRYNRAKLEAYECGIEPTPQPSGGGRFPIKYYLTAMLFIIFDIEIVFLYPWAVTFDALGLFGLVEMLLFALTVFVAYVYVWRRGGLEWD from the coding sequence GTGAACGCTTATGCGCCCATCCTCGTACTGGGAGCCCTCGGAGCAGGCTTCGCGATCTTCTCCGTGGTCATGGCCGCGCTCGTCGGGCCCAGGCGCTACAACCGGGCGAAGCTCGAAGCGTACGAGTGCGGAATCGAGCCGACCCCGCAGCCGTCCGGCGGTGGTCGTTTCCCGATCAAGTACTACCTGACGGCGATGCTCTTCATCATCTTCGACATCGAGATCGTCTTCCTCTATCCCTGGGCCGTCACCTTCGACGCCCTGGGGCTGTTCGGGCTCGTCGAGATGCTCCTCTTCGCGCTCACCGTCTTCGTCGCCTACGTCTATGTCTGGCGTCGTGGCGGCCTGGAATGGGACTAA
- the nuoF gene encoding NADH-quinone oxidoreductase subunit NuoF: MTVAPEYGGTSRPEAGGETSPEKILAPVLSAFWDQPESWTLETYLRHEGYAGARKALAMAPDDVIAYVKDSGLRGRGGAGFPTGMKWQFIPQGDGKPHYLVVNADESEPGTCKDIPLLFANPHVLIEGIVIACHAIRSNLAFIYLRGEVVPVLRRLHEAVREAYAAGYLGKNILGSGLDLDVVVHAGAGAYICGEETALLDSLEGRRGQPRLRPPFPAVAGLYACPTVVNNVESIASVPALMNKGKDWFRSMGSEKSPGFTLYSLSGHVANPGQYEGPLGITLRQLLDMSGGMRPGHRLKFWTPGGSSTPLLTDAHLDVPLDYEGVGAAGSMLGTKALQCFDETTCVVRAVTRWTEFYAHESCGKCTPCREGTYWLVQLLRDIEAGKGRMDDLDKIDDIADNINGKSFCALGDGAASPIFSSLQYFREEYERHITGKGCPFDPAKSTVWADNDAHLGVNA; the protein is encoded by the coding sequence ATGACGGTGGCACCCGAGTACGGCGGCACCTCGCGGCCGGAGGCCGGGGGAGAGACGAGCCCGGAGAAGATCCTGGCGCCCGTTCTGTCCGCCTTCTGGGACCAGCCCGAATCCTGGACCCTGGAGACCTATCTGCGGCACGAGGGCTACGCGGGCGCGCGCAAGGCGCTCGCGATGGCACCGGACGACGTCATCGCGTACGTCAAGGACTCCGGATTGCGCGGCCGCGGCGGCGCGGGTTTCCCGACCGGCATGAAGTGGCAGTTCATCCCGCAGGGCGACGGCAAACCGCACTATCTCGTCGTCAACGCCGACGAGTCGGAGCCCGGGACGTGCAAGGACATCCCGCTCCTGTTCGCGAACCCGCACGTCCTCATCGAGGGGATCGTGATCGCCTGTCATGCGATCCGGTCGAATCTCGCGTTCATCTATCTGCGCGGTGAGGTCGTGCCCGTGCTGCGGCGGCTGCACGAGGCGGTACGCGAGGCGTACGCGGCGGGCTACCTCGGCAAGAACATCCTGGGCTCGGGGCTCGACCTGGACGTCGTCGTGCACGCGGGCGCGGGCGCGTACATCTGTGGTGAGGAGACCGCGCTGCTGGACTCCCTGGAGGGCCGTCGCGGACAGCCCCGGCTGCGTCCTCCCTTCCCCGCGGTGGCGGGCCTGTACGCCTGCCCCACTGTCGTGAACAACGTCGAGTCCATCGCGTCGGTTCCCGCCCTCATGAACAAGGGCAAGGACTGGTTCCGGTCGATGGGCAGCGAGAAGTCCCCGGGCTTCACGCTCTACTCGCTCAGCGGTCATGTCGCCAACCCCGGCCAGTACGAAGGCCCGTTGGGCATCACCCTGCGCCAGCTGCTGGACATGAGCGGCGGGATGCGGCCCGGGCACCGGCTCAAGTTCTGGACGCCGGGAGGCTCCTCGACACCGCTGCTCACCGACGCACACCTGGACGTCCCGCTCGACTACGAGGGCGTCGGCGCGGCCGGCTCGATGCTCGGCACCAAGGCGCTGCAGTGCTTCGACGAGACCACCTGTGTCGTACGGGCCGTCACCCGCTGGACGGAGTTCTACGCGCACGAGTCCTGCGGCAAGTGCACACCCTGCCGCGAAGGCACCTACTGGCTGGTGCAGTTGCTGCGCGACATCGAGGCCGGCAAGGGCCGGATGGACGACCTCGACAAGATCGACGACATCGCCGACAACATCAACGGCAAGTCCTTCTGTGCCCTGGGCGACGGCGCGGCCTCGCCGATCTTCTCCTCGCTCCAGTACTTCCGCGAGGAGTACGAGCGGCACATCACCGGCAAGGGCTGCCCCTTCGACCCCGCCAAGTCGACCGTCTGGGCCGACAACGACGCTCACCTGGGGGTGAACGCATGA
- a CDS encoding NuoB/complex I 20 kDa subunit family protein encodes MGIEEKLPSGFLLTTVEQAAGWVRKSSVFPATFGLACCAIEMMTTGAGRYDMARFGMEVFRGSPRQADLMIVAGRVSQKMAPVLRQVYDQMPNPKWVISMGVCASSGGMFNNYAIVQGVDHVIPVDIYLPGCPPRPEMLLDSILKLHHKIQSGKLGVNQQQAAREAEEAALKALPLIEMPFSTEKKGLPR; translated from the coding sequence ATGGGAATTGAAGAGAAGCTGCCGAGCGGCTTTCTGCTGACCACCGTCGAGCAGGCCGCGGGCTGGGTGCGCAAGTCCTCGGTCTTCCCCGCGACCTTCGGGCTGGCCTGCTGCGCCATCGAGATGATGACGACCGGCGCCGGGCGCTACGACATGGCCCGCTTCGGTATGGAAGTGTTCCGCGGCTCGCCCCGGCAGGCGGATCTGATGATCGTGGCCGGCCGGGTGAGCCAGAAGATGGCGCCCGTGCTGCGGCAGGTCTACGACCAGATGCCCAACCCGAAGTGGGTGATCTCCATGGGGGTTTGCGCCTCTTCGGGCGGCATGTTCAACAACTACGCAATCGTGCAGGGCGTCGATCACGTCATCCCGGTCGACATCTATCTGCCGGGCTGTCCGCCGCGGCCCGAGATGCTCCTGGACAGCATTCTCAAGCTGCACCACAAGATCCAGAGCGGCAAGCTCGGGGTCAACCAGCAGCAGGCGGCCCGCGAGGCCGAGGAAGCGGCGCTCAAGGCACTCCCGTTGATCGAGATGCCCTTCTCGACCGAAAAGAAAGGGCTGCCGCGGTGA
- a CDS encoding C40 family peptidase produces MSPNALIPSHRKPRRSASSRALRAGVTGGFLTLAVTGASMPANATEKPASETQELPTITEALATTAAKSADTAQQVAVSYERQALQDSAAAKAAEVAEKKQAAAEKKAKAEAERKAEAARKAEEATQARASRSAERTTLSAPSSSTASGSVATLVSFLKAQLGKSYVLGSSGPSAFDCSGLTQAAFRQIGIDLPRVSQNQSTRGTQVGLGNLQVGDILYWGSAGSAYHVAVYVGDGNFIGAQNSSTGIVERPLSYDQPTGAVRVL; encoded by the coding sequence ATGTCCCCGAACGCACTCATACCCAGCCACCGGAAGCCCCGCCGTTCCGCGTCCTCGCGGGCGCTGCGCGCGGGCGTGACCGGTGGCTTCCTCACGCTCGCAGTAACCGGCGCCTCCATGCCGGCCAACGCCACCGAGAAGCCGGCCTCCGAGACCCAGGAGCTGCCGACCATCACGGAGGCGCTCGCGACCACCGCCGCCAAGAGCGCCGACACCGCTCAGCAGGTCGCGGTCTCCTACGAGCGGCAGGCGCTCCAGGACAGCGCCGCCGCCAAGGCCGCCGAGGTCGCGGAGAAGAAGCAGGCCGCCGCCGAGAAGAAGGCCAAGGCGGAGGCCGAGAGGAAGGCGGAGGCGGCACGCAAGGCCGAGGAGGCCACCCAGGCCCGCGCCTCGCGCTCCGCCGAGCGCACCACCCTGTCCGCGCCGTCGAGCTCCACCGCCTCCGGCAGCGTCGCGACCCTGGTCTCCTTCCTGAAGGCGCAGCTCGGCAAGTCCTATGTGCTGGGCTCCAGCGGCCCCTCCGCATTCGACTGCTCCGGCCTGACCCAGGCCGCGTTCCGCCAGATCGGCATCGACCTGCCCCGCGTCTCGCAGAACCAGTCGACCAGGGGCACCCAGGTCGGCCTGGGCAACCTCCAGGTCGGCGACATCCTGTACTGGGGCAGCGCGGGCAGTGCCTACCACGTCGCCGTCTACGTCGGCGACGGCAACTTCATCGGCGCGCAGAACTCCAGCACCGGCATCGTCGAGCGCCCGCTCAGCTACGACCAGCCGACCGGCGCGGTACGGGTCCTCTGA